A genomic region of Saprospiraceae bacterium contains the following coding sequences:
- a CDS encoding isoprenylcysteine carboxylmethyltransferase family protein, translating into MKGNLYIRNLLFTVLQPGIVVGLFPFLIIQFYNIPLPSIALDVPVLLLILLFISGFLILMYCIYLFIKFGKGTLSPFDPTQELVTSGLYQYSRNPMYLGVITMLIAEIFLFKSNELGIYSLIIFIIFNGFIVLHEEPRLQKEFGSTYAEYKKKVRRWL; encoded by the coding sequence ATGAAAGGAAATCTATATATCCGCAATTTGCTGTTTACCGTTTTACAACCTGGCATTGTTGTAGGGCTTTTCCCTTTTTTAATCATTCAATTCTATAATATTCCTTTACCGTCTATTGCATTGGATGTGCCGGTATTATTGCTCATACTTCTGTTTATTTCAGGATTCCTGATACTCATGTATTGCATATACCTTTTTATTAAGTTTGGTAAGGGAACACTATCACCATTTGACCCTACGCAAGAGTTGGTAACTTCAGGGCTCTACCAATATTCACGCAATCCGATGTACCTTGGAGTTATAACCATGTTGATCGCTGAGATTTTCCTCTTCAAATCCAATGAACTCGGCATATACAGCCTCATCATATTTATCATTTTTAATGGGTTCATTGTTTTACATGAAGAACCCCGATTACAAAAAGAATTTGGAAGTACATATGCAGAATACAAAAAGAAAGTACGCAGATGGCTTTAA
- a CDS encoding response regulator transcription factor, with amino-acid sequence MDKTAIILFKNILFHEGCANFGRSMTLKCLVVDDDPLIGDLIKHFCSKTDQIQFCLVATTASNGLNLLSSSGIDVVFLDYHLPDMKGQEFLERMPDKIPVVMVTSEADFAAKSYEYDLVVDFLVKPLSYDRFQKAIQRVLLSSNEGVKSASLEDSIFVKDGTKWVKIEFDKLLYIKSEGNYSNFLTETGQTMSLITMKDLETKLPNTFIRVHRSYIVNAKKIQMINQDEITIHGKEIPVGEKYKTDLLKWVKEL; translated from the coding sequence ATGGACAAAACCGCCATTATTTTATTTAAAAATATTTTGTTCCATGAAGGATGTGCTAATTTTGGCCGCAGTATGACGCTCAAATGTTTAGTTGTTGATGATGATCCATTAATAGGGGATTTAATAAAACACTTTTGTTCTAAAACTGACCAAATTCAATTCTGCCTGGTGGCAACCACTGCTTCAAATGGTTTGAATCTGTTGAGTTCCAGTGGGATAGATGTAGTTTTTCTGGATTACCATTTGCCGGACATGAAAGGACAGGAATTTCTCGAACGGATGCCGGACAAAATACCAGTGGTCATGGTAACCAGTGAAGCAGATTTTGCTGCCAAAAGTTACGAATACGACCTCGTCGTTGATTTTCTGGTAAAACCGCTTAGTTACGATCGTTTTCAAAAAGCCATTCAAAGAGTGCTCCTTTCCAGTAACGAAGGAGTGAAATCAGCATCCCTAGAAGATTCCATATTTGTGAAAGACGGCACCAAATGGGTTAAAATTGAATTTGACAAATTACTTTACATAAAATCTGAAGGCAACTACTCCAATTTTCTAACGGAAACAGGCCAAACCATGAGTCTTATTACCATGAAAGACCTTGAAACCAAATTACCTAATACCTTCATCAGAGTTCATCGATCCTATATTGTGAATGCCAAAAAAATTCAGATGATCAATCAGGATGAAATTACCATTCATGGCAAAGAAATTCCGGTTGGCGAAAAGTATAAAACTGATTTACTTAAATGGGTGAAAGAACTATGA
- a CDS encoding vanadium-dependent haloperoxidase, translated as MNIRTLLLAVIFTVMNLVSFGQAAKQKNFKPSLANKWLDIALEITANDVDRYGAKPTIQARQLGIAMTAMYDAWACYDAKAVNSLFAGKLRRPAAERTTKNKEKAISYAMLHVLIDQYPLDKKQILDEFQKMGYDPKNYSLDRTKPEGIGNLVAKELLKFRHNDGSNQLGNELGSDGKPYSDYTYYKPINTYKKVIDPDRWHPLPFVKNNGDTFLVNFLTPHWYRVKPFGLLSSSQFRAPEYPKVGSEQLKKEVDECIDFNANLDHTRKSTIEFMRDGPRSTGQAGHWLRFSQMVSQRDQNDLDRDVKLYFVVGTTAMDAFIACWETKRFYDSARPWTLVRHYYKGQQIKGWGGPDKGTQDITADRWHPYSPADFVSPPFPAYVSGHSTVSAACAKILELFTGSDHFGVTENRICGIITETPGDPVSLPLPTFTATAEMAGISRVLGGYHIQADNIEGLNMGRKIAHYLWSDVYQKYFDGTYKSKG; from the coding sequence ATGAATATTCGCACATTACTATTGGCAGTAATATTTACTGTTATGAATCTGGTATCTTTTGGACAAGCTGCCAAGCAAAAGAATTTCAAGCCTAGTTTGGCCAATAAATGGTTGGACATAGCATTAGAAATCACAGCAAATGACGTAGACAGATATGGCGCCAAGCCAACAATTCAGGCAAGGCAATTAGGTATCGCCATGACTGCTATGTATGATGCATGGGCTTGTTATGATGCGAAGGCCGTTAACAGCCTGTTTGCTGGAAAATTGCGAAGGCCTGCAGCAGAAAGAACAACAAAGAATAAAGAGAAAGCTATCAGTTATGCAATGCTTCATGTACTAATCGACCAATATCCACTTGATAAAAAGCAAATCCTGGACGAGTTTCAAAAAATGGGTTATGATCCTAAGAATTATTCATTGGATAGAACTAAACCCGAGGGTATTGGAAATCTAGTGGCCAAAGAACTTTTAAAATTTCGCCACAACGACGGATCCAATCAATTGGGAAATGAACTGGGATCTGACGGAAAACCCTATTCTGATTATACTTATTATAAACCCATCAATACCTATAAAAAAGTTATTGATCCGGATCGCTGGCATCCACTGCCTTTCGTAAAAAATAATGGGGACACCTTTTTAGTCAATTTTCTTACACCGCATTGGTATCGGGTAAAACCTTTCGGGCTCCTATCTTCTTCGCAATTTAGGGCTCCTGAATATCCTAAAGTGGGAAGTGAACAACTTAAAAAAGAAGTAGATGAATGTATTGATTTTAATGCAAATCTGGATCACACCCGAAAATCTACTATAGAATTTATGCGCGATGGGCCAAGGTCTACAGGCCAAGCTGGACATTGGTTGCGTTTTTCCCAAATGGTTTCGCAACGCGATCAAAATGATTTGGATCGCGATGTTAAACTTTATTTTGTAGTAGGAACTACTGCTATGGATGCATTTATTGCTTGCTGGGAAACCAAAAGATTTTATGACAGTGCAAGGCCTTGGACGCTTGTTAGGCATTACTATAAAGGGCAGCAGATCAAAGGCTGGGGTGGCCCGGATAAAGGAACGCAAGACATTACAGCAGATCGCTGGCATCCTTATTCTCCCGCAGATTTTGTATCTCCTCCATTTCCGGCTTATGTATCCGGACACAGTACCGTAAGTGCTGCTTGTGCAAAAATATTGGAACTATTTACGGGTAGTGATCATTTTGGTGTAACTGAAAATAGAATTTGCGGAATCATTACTGAAACTCCTGGGGATCCTGTTTCTTTGCCTTTACCCACTTTTACCGCAACAGCCGAGATGGCAGGAATTTCAAGGGTTTTGGGTGGTTATCACATACAGGCAGATAACATCGAAGGTCTAAACATGGGCCGGAAAATAGCGCATTATCTTTGGAGTGATGTCTATCAGAAGTATTTTGATGGAACTTATAAAAGCAAAGGATAA
- a CDS encoding RNA polymerase sigma factor: MIAGCKQNNRTCQELLYKYFFKECYDYCSWRIKNDDETMSVINDAWLKIFKSIHQLESIEKFKSWAFTILKNTSLDHIRKNMPDWEILENLGDVSVPKQLPSDQVFLNIDMERMLKKLPETTRDVFVHFALDGYAHEEIARKFNITESTSRWHVANARKILQKIYWKENE; this comes from the coding sequence TTGATTGCAGGCTGTAAACAAAACAACAGAACCTGCCAGGAATTGCTTTATAAATACTTTTTTAAAGAATGCTACGACTATTGTTCATGGAGGATAAAAAATGATGATGAAACCATGAGCGTAATCAATGATGCCTGGCTTAAAATTTTCAAATCCATACATCAATTGGAATCTATTGAAAAATTTAAATCCTGGGCTTTTACAATACTTAAAAACACAAGTTTAGATCATATTCGAAAAAACATGCCGGACTGGGAGATTTTGGAAAATTTGGGGGATGTTTCAGTTCCAAAACAACTACCATCAGATCAGGTCTTTCTTAATATTGATATGGAGCGGATGCTCAAAAAATTGCCCGAAACAACCCGAGATGTATTTGTTCATTTTGCGCTGGATGGTTACGCACATGAAGAAATTGCCCGAAAATTTAATATAACAGAAAGTACTTCTAGATGGCATGTTGCCAATGCAAGAAAAATTTTACAAAAAATCTATTGGAAAGAAAATGAATAA
- the phoU gene encoding phosphate signaling complex protein PhoU, translated as MLHVENEIQELKDKLITMWDAVINQLEKTQQALDTGDRDMALAIQAAERRINAYELSIDRICEDFIALLQPVASDLRFVLTTLKINTNLERIGDIACGVSEFISDQDTEFNLEIIKHMEADKMLALALEMVKNLREAYILENTLKARTVYKRDRMLDKINDVASYRAIECLDKFPNLRRETLHILSIVRKIERIGDQAKNIAEEIIFHIEAKVIKHKRKEKDKEE; from the coding sequence ATGTTACATGTTGAAAATGAAATCCAGGAATTAAAAGATAAGCTCATCACCATGTGGGATGCAGTGATTAATCAGCTTGAAAAAACACAACAGGCACTTGATACAGGTGATCGCGACATGGCCTTAGCTATCCAGGCGGCTGAACGACGCATTAATGCTTATGAATTAAGTATCGACCGCATTTGCGAAGATTTTATCGCACTCCTGCAGCCCGTTGCATCTGATCTAAGATTTGTTCTGACTACTTTAAAAATAAATACCAATCTGGAACGCATTGGTGATATTGCTTGTGGCGTTTCCGAATTTATTTCAGATCAGGACACAGAATTCAATCTTGAGATTATCAAACATATGGAAGCAGACAAAATGCTTGCATTAGCTCTTGAAATGGTCAAAAATTTACGGGAGGCATATATTTTAGAAAATACCCTGAAAGCCCGTACCGTGTACAAACGAGATCGCATGCTCGACAAAATTAATGATGTAGCCAGTTACAGAGCCATTGAATGTTTGGACAAATTTCCAAATCTCAGACGCGAAACTTTACACATCTTGTCTATCGTCAGAAAGATAGAACGCATCGGCGACCAAGCCAAAAATATTGCCGAAGAAATCATTTTCCACATCGAAGCAAAAGTGATTAAACACAAAAGAAAAGAAAAGGATAAGGAGGAGTGA
- the pstB gene encoding phosphate ABC transporter ATP-binding protein, whose product MSHKIETKNVHLHYGDFHALKGVSINIPEKTVTALIGPSGCGKSTYLRLFNRMNDLIDNVKIGGEILIDGKDIYNIPISDIDKLRRNVGMVFQKPNPFPKSIFENVAYGLRVNGISDKKFIETQVEKALKQAALWEEVKDKLKKSAFELSGGQQQRLCIARAMAIEPSVLLMDEPASALDPISTGKIEELIYELKNNFTIIIVTHNMQQASRVSDFTGFFLLGELIEFDETKKIFRNPEKQQTENYITGRFG is encoded by the coding sequence ATGTCCCATAAAATTGAAACCAAAAATGTACATCTTCATTATGGCGACTTTCATGCATTGAAGGGAGTCAGTATCAACATACCGGAAAAAACGGTCACCGCGCTTATCGGCCCATCAGGCTGTGGCAAGTCAACTTACTTGCGACTATTTAACAGAATGAACGACCTCATTGATAATGTTAAAATTGGTGGAGAAATATTAATCGATGGAAAAGATATTTACAATATTCCCATTTCTGATATAGACAAATTGAGAAGAAATGTTGGGATGGTATTCCAAAAACCAAACCCATTTCCAAAAAGTATTTTTGAAAATGTTGCTTATGGTTTACGCGTCAATGGAATTTCAGATAAAAAGTTTATTGAAACGCAAGTTGAAAAAGCATTGAAACAAGCAGCACTATGGGAAGAAGTCAAAGACAAATTGAAAAAATCAGCTTTCGAATTATCAGGTGGACAGCAGCAAAGACTTTGCATCGCCCGCGCTATGGCCATTGAACCTTCTGTGTTATTGATGGACGAACCTGCATCTGCTTTAGACCCAATATCAACGGGAAAAATTGAAGAATTGATTTACGAACTGAAAAATAATTTTACGATTATTATCGTGACCCACAATATGCAACAAGCAAGTAGGGTTAGTGATTTTACAGGCTTTTTTTTATTGGGTGAATTAATTGAATTTGATGAGACTAAGAAAATTTTCAGAAACCCAGAAAAACAGCAAACTGAAAACTACATTACCGGCCGATTTGGGTAA
- the pstA gene encoding phosphate ABC transporter permease PstA: MLKFPEQVDRTKRIQQAFAFWIARGIAFAIIGILFLILFFIFKRGIGVLSWEFLTSMPKNGMTEGGILPAIVGTVYLVLLSMLIAFPIGVLSGIYVNEYAKDGPLKQFIKMMTNNLAGIPSIVFGLFGMALFVNQLGFGASIIAGSLTLALLALPLIIRTTEESLKSVEDTFRHASFALGASKLYTVRKVVLPIAFPNIITGLILSIGRVSGETAPILFTVAAYFLPKMPQSIMDQAMALPYHLYVISTSGTDIQTSRPIAYGTAVILILIVLIVNLIANYLRNYFSKKVKMK; this comes from the coding sequence ATGTTGAAATTTCCTGAGCAAGTAGACCGAACCAAACGAATTCAACAAGCATTTGCATTTTGGATTGCACGAGGTATCGCATTTGCGATCATCGGCATCTTGTTCCTCATTTTATTTTTTATTTTTAAACGTGGGATAGGAGTACTCAGTTGGGAATTTCTGACGTCCATGCCAAAAAATGGAATGACGGAAGGAGGCATTTTACCAGCTATTGTGGGCACCGTATATTTGGTTTTATTAAGTATGCTGATTGCTTTTCCTATAGGAGTCCTGTCGGGAATTTATGTAAATGAATATGCAAAAGACGGGCCTCTCAAACAATTTATAAAAATGATGACCAATAATCTCGCAGGAATACCTTCGATTGTATTTGGTTTATTTGGAATGGCTTTATTTGTGAATCAATTAGGCTTTGGCGCATCAATTATTGCAGGATCACTTACACTTGCCTTGTTAGCTTTACCGCTCATTATCAGAACTACCGAAGAAAGTCTAAAATCTGTGGAAGATACATTCAGACATGCGAGTTTTGCTTTAGGTGCGAGTAAGTTGTATACGGTGCGGAAAGTCGTTTTACCAATCGCTTTTCCTAATATTATTACAGGATTGATATTGAGTATTGGAAGAGTTTCGGGCGAAACAGCACCCATATTATTTACGGTAGCGGCTTATTTTTTGCCAAAAATGCCTCAATCAATTATGGACCAGGCTATGGCTTTACCTTATCACCTCTATGTTATTTCTACCAGCGGAACAGATATACAAACTTCCCGTCCAATAGCCTATGGCACTGCCGTCATCCTCATCCTCATCGTTTTGATTGTGAATCTTATTGCAAATTATCTACGGAATTATTTTAGCAAAAAAGTAAAAATGAAATAA
- the pstC gene encoding phosphate ABC transporter permease subunit PstC, producing MKHFVEKIIEFIIKGCGFISAVIVLLIVFFLFREGVLFINSSPLEDHHALFIHKDNSVNDLTETQIKNIFDKKITNWKELGAFDQKITLISADEIDELFTETQLGKNFEYLSVCVNHYMDTVPGTIAYFSEKHLSLTPGIKQISIQKISLWKFLSGKEWFPTAKPAAIMGTLPLLMGTLLVSLLAILIALPLGLAAAVYLAEIADERVRKILKPIIELLSGIPSVVYGFFGLVIIVPFIQSFFNLPVGETALAGSILLAIMALPTIITVSEDAIRTCPLAIKEASLALGASHWQTIFKVIIPYASSGITAAAILGIGRAVGETMAVLMVTGNAALLPTSLTQPVRTIPATIAAELGEAPFGGLHFKSLFALGCMLFLITLITNLMVERISKKSKLN from the coding sequence TTGAAGCATTTCGTCGAAAAAATAATTGAATTTATAATCAAGGGCTGCGGGTTTATATCCGCAGTCATTGTTTTATTAATTGTATTTTTCTTGTTCAGAGAAGGCGTGTTGTTTATCAATTCCTCGCCACTCGAAGATCATCATGCGCTATTTATCCATAAAGACAATTCTGTAAACGACTTAACGGAAACTCAGATCAAAAATATTTTTGACAAGAAAATTACAAACTGGAAAGAACTCGGTGCATTTGATCAGAAAATTACACTGATTTCAGCAGACGAAATTGACGAACTTTTTACGGAAACACAATTAGGTAAAAATTTTGAATACCTCAGTGTATGTGTAAACCATTATATGGATACAGTACCGGGTACTATTGCTTATTTTTCTGAAAAACATTTGAGCCTGACACCAGGTATCAAGCAAATTTCTATTCAAAAAATAAGTTTATGGAAATTTTTATCCGGCAAGGAATGGTTTCCTACGGCCAAACCTGCTGCCATCATGGGTACACTGCCCTTATTGATGGGCACTTTGCTCGTGAGTTTATTAGCCATCCTCATTGCTTTGCCTTTAGGACTTGCAGCTGCTGTTTATTTAGCTGAAATTGCTGATGAACGCGTGCGCAAAATCTTAAAACCCATCATCGAATTATTATCGGGTATTCCTTCTGTAGTCTATGGCTTTTTCGGATTGGTCATCATTGTTCCCTTCATACAAAGTTTTTTCAACTTACCTGTTGGCGAAACTGCATTAGCCGGAAGTATATTATTGGCGATCATGGCATTGCCGACGATCATTACCGTATCAGAAGACGCCATCAGAACTTGTCCCTTAGCCATAAAGGAAGCTAGCCTTGCATTAGGGGCATCTCATTGGCAAACGATTTTCAAAGTTATCATACCTTATGCTTCCAGTGGTATAACAGCTGCAGCCATTTTAGGTATTGGCCGAGCAGTTGGTGAAACCATGGCAGTGCTCATGGTCACTGGAAATGCTGCTTTATTACCTACTTCCCTAACTCAACCAGTAAGAACTATTCCTGCTACGATTGCTGCTGAATTGGGTGAAGCGCCTTTTGGCGGACTCCATTTTAAATCACTTTTTGCCTTGGGATGTATGTTATTTCTCATTACACTCATTACTAATTTAATGGTGGAACGCATTTCGAAAAAAAGCAAGCTTAACTAA
- a CDS encoding phosphate ABC transporter substrate-binding protein, producing MKSLLSFLMVVSLLFACGGGNQNNSNTNANSITLKGSDTVLPLGQKTSEAFMATNKDVSIAVVGGGSGTGVTALMDGNTDIAMSSRDLKSDEKLKFQEKQMNIEVITLAVDALAVVINPKNAVTKLTREQLEGIFTGSITNWKEVGGEDLSIVVYSRENSSGTYEFFKEHVMDKKNYASTVLNMPATGAIVQSIGQTPGAIGYIGLAYMTPEVKSIEVSYDQGATFVAPSMETAKNKSYPISRPLYYIYDVKKSEKVKAYIDFTLSEAGQKLVEEVGYIPLTKN from the coding sequence ATGAAATCTCTTTTATCTTTTCTTATGGTTGTTTCACTTCTGTTTGCATGCGGTGGTGGCAATCAAAACAACTCAAATACCAATGCAAATTCTATTACTTTAAAAGGAAGTGATACGGTTTTACCGCTAGGGCAAAAAACTTCTGAAGCATTTATGGCTACCAACAAGGACGTTTCAATCGCTGTAGTTGGAGGGGGAAGTGGAACCGGGGTCACAGCTTTGATGGATGGCAACACGGATATCGCTATGTCTTCAAGGGACCTGAAATCTGATGAGAAATTGAAATTCCAGGAAAAACAAATGAACATTGAAGTTATAACCCTGGCAGTAGATGCTTTGGCAGTTGTAATTAATCCTAAAAATGCTGTAACCAAGCTGACCCGCGAACAATTGGAAGGTATTTTTACAGGAAGTATTACGAATTGGAAAGAAGTAGGTGGAGAAGACCTTTCCATAGTGGTTTATTCCAGAGAAAACAGTTCTGGTACTTATGAATTTTTTAAAGAACACGTAATGGATAAAAAGAATTATGCCAGCACCGTATTGAATATGCCTGCTACCGGAGCCATCGTTCAGTCAATTGGCCAGACACCCGGAGCTATCGGTTATATTGGGCTCGCATATATGACTCCTGAAGTCAAGTCAATCGAAGTTTCATATGATCAGGGTGCCACATTTGTTGCTCCGTCTATGGAAACAGCAAAAAATAAATCTTACCCGATATCGAGACCGCTATATTATATTTACGATGTCAAAAAATCTGAAAAAGTAAAAGCTTACATAGATTTTACACTATCAGAAGCCGGACAAAAACTCGTTGAAGAGGTAGGTTATATACCACTAACTAAGAACTAA
- a CDS encoding FAD-dependent oxidoreductase, with translation MKRRTFMLQSGILAGLGLAAPNWLSAQGKPKKKIKSVVVLGAGFAGLAAAYFLKNKGIKVTILEAKNRIGGRVFSHQPEQAQQLVIELGAEWVGESHERVIDLCKTFGLELQNNKFESHLTLSGQYQAAGKWGFSPEFDQFWNQKTELWNSLSPQQKKKLDKMDWWRYLSNKKFEERDLFLRELLDSTDFGESIRHTSAYAAFAEYAESSEKNEMDLKIKGGNSRLSDEIGKAVGLENILLQHRVVQINQEKLTGVRIVCENGASFTTDAVICALPTAAVQNIKWTPALPAIQTDAMNALQYARIGKFPMVFSERFWEAEDFDMVTDTPAHYFYHATKNQVQKEGVLICYAIGEKSEVLNSVSQEQREAIILDALKPAFGDVRKYLKQNIKYFWGTDPFSKGAYAFYGKNQWFGIMPVLKQPFMKVHFAGEHLADWQGFMEGAIVTGEEAAESILHA, from the coding sequence GTGAAAAGAAGAACTTTTATGTTGCAATCAGGAATCTTAGCCGGACTAGGCTTAGCTGCACCAAATTGGCTTTCTGCTCAAGGAAAACCTAAAAAGAAAATTAAATCGGTTGTTGTCTTAGGAGCCGGTTTTGCAGGTCTTGCTGCGGCGTATTTTCTTAAAAATAAGGGAATAAAAGTCACCATCCTGGAAGCTAAAAACAGGATCGGAGGCCGTGTCTTTTCGCATCAACCCGAACAGGCTCAGCAATTGGTCATTGAATTGGGGGCTGAATGGGTAGGCGAATCGCATGAAAGGGTTATCGATTTATGTAAGACCTTTGGCTTAGAATTACAGAACAATAAATTTGAAAGTCATTTGACTTTGAGCGGACAATACCAGGCTGCCGGAAAATGGGGCTTCAGTCCAGAATTTGATCAGTTTTGGAACCAAAAAACTGAACTCTGGAATTCACTCAGTCCACAGCAAAAGAAAAAACTGGATAAAATGGATTGGTGGCGGTATTTATCAAACAAAAAATTCGAAGAGCGCGATCTGTTTTTAAGAGAATTGCTGGACAGCACTGATTTTGGAGAGAGCATCAGGCACACCTCTGCATATGCTGCTTTTGCTGAATATGCAGAAAGCAGCGAAAAGAATGAAATGGATTTAAAAATCAAAGGCGGTAATAGCAGACTCTCTGATGAAATTGGCAAAGCTGTCGGTCTTGAAAATATACTTTTGCAACACCGCGTTGTTCAGATCAATCAGGAAAAACTAACGGGTGTTCGTATCGTTTGTGAAAATGGAGCTTCATTTACAACAGATGCAGTGATATGTGCATTGCCGACCGCCGCAGTTCAAAATATAAAATGGACACCAGCTTTGCCGGCAATACAGACGGATGCGATGAATGCCTTACAGTATGCGCGTATCGGCAAATTTCCAATGGTGTTTTCCGAAAGATTTTGGGAAGCTGAAGATTTTGATATGGTCACGGATACACCAGCCCATTATTTTTATCATGCCACCAAAAATCAAGTCCAAAAGGAAGGTGTATTAATTTGTTATGCCATTGGCGAAAAATCGGAAGTTTTGAATTCAGTAAGTCAGGAACAAAGAGAAGCGATCATACTCGATGCTTTGAAACCTGCATTTGGAGATGTCCGCAAATATTTGAAGCAAAATATTAAATATTTCTGGGGCACCGATCCTTTTTCTAAAGGAGCTTATGCTTTTTATGGTAAAAACCAATGGTTCGGAATTATGCCCGTTTTAAAGCAGCCTTTTATGAAAGTCCATTTCGCAGGTGAGCACTTGGCAGACTGGCAGGGATTTATGGAAGGCGCCATTGTCACAGGTGAAGAAGCCGCTGAATCTATTTTGCATGCTTAG